One window of Catharus ustulatus isolate bCatUst1 chromosome 3, bCatUst1.pri.v2, whole genome shotgun sequence genomic DNA carries:
- the LOC116994491 gene encoding gamma-aminobutyric acid receptor subunit rho-1, producing the protein MLTVHKMHFSIFLLLWGWILSTECRTHRQGKEIHEVYKKGSRPQRQRREAHGEVHKQGSPILKRSPDITKSPLTKSEQLLRIDDHDFSMRPGFGGPAIPVGVDVQVESLDSISEVDMDFTMTLYLRHYWKDERLSFPSTNNQSMTFDGRLVKKIWVPDMFFVHSKRSFIHDTTTDNVMLRVQPDGKVLYSLRVTVTAMCNMDFSRFPLDTQTCSLEIESYAYTEDDLMLYWKNGNDSLKTDERISLSQFLIQEFHTTTKLAFYSSTGWYNRLYINFTLRRHIFFFLLQTYFPATLMVMLSWVSFWIDRRAVPARVPLGITTVLTMSTIITGVNASMPRVSYIKAVDIYLWVSFVFVFLSVLEYAAVNYLTTVQERKERKLRERPACACSLPQPRAMMVDGSYNDGDVNDMGHFMSHEDGDKQDRMMVQLALGSERGSARRKNQRYVSMRIDTHAIDKYSRIIFPGAYILFNLIYWSIFS; encoded by the exons CCGACCGCAGCGGCAGAGACGGGAAGCCCACGGCGAGGTGCACAAGCAAGGCAG CCCAATCTTAAAACGAAGCCCTGACATCACCAAATCTCCCCTGACGAagtcagagcagctgctgcgAATAGATGACCACGACTTCAGCATGCGACCAGGTTTTGGAG gcCCTGCAATTCCTGTTGGGGTGGATGTCCAAGTTGAAAGTCTGGACAGCATTTCTGAGGTGGACATG GACTTCACCATGACACTTTATCTGAGGCACTACTGGAAAGACGAGAGGctgtccttccccagcaccaaCAACCAGAGCATGACCTTTGATGGCAGGCTGGTGAAGAAGATCTGGGTCCCTGACATGTTCTTCGTGCACTCCAAGCGTTCCTTCATCCATGACACCACCACAGACAATGTCATGCTGCGGGTCCAGCCAGATGGGAAGGTGCTTTATAGCCTCAG AGTTACAGTAACTGCGATGTGCAACATGGATTTTAGTCGCTTTCCCCTGGACACACAGACATGTTCCCTGGAGATTGAAAGCT ATGCCTACACTGAAGATGACCTTATGCTCTACTGGAAGAATGGGAATGATTCCCTAAAAACAGATGAGAGGATATCATTGTCCCAGTTCCTGATTCAGGAGTTTCACACCACCACAAAGCTTGCCTTTTACAGCAGCACAG GGTGGTACAATCGCCTCTATATAAACTTCACTTTACGCCGGCACATCTTCTTCTTCCTGCTCCAAACCTACTTCCCTGCCACTCTCATGGTCATGTTGTCCTGGGTGTCCTTCTGGATCGACCGGCGAGCAGTTCCTGCCAGAGTCCCGCTAG GGATAACCACCGTGCTGACCATGTCCACGATCATCACTGGGGTGAATGCCTCCATGCCTCGCGTTTCCTACATCAAGGCAGTGGACATTTACCTGTGGGTCAGTTTTGTGTTTGTCTTCCTCTCCGTGTTGGAATATGCAGCTGTGAATTACCTGACAACGGTGCAAGAGCGGAAGGAGAGGAAACTGCGGGAGAGG cctgcctgtgcctgcagcctACCTCAGCCCCGGGCCATGATGGTGGACGGCAGCTACAACGACGGGGACGTGAACGACATGGGGCACTTCATGTCCCACGAGGACGGGGACAAGCAGGACCGCATGATGGTGCAGCTGGCGCTGGGCTCGGAGAGGGGCTCAGCCAGGAGGAAAAACCAGAGATACGTCAGCATGCGCATCGACACCCACGCCATCGACAAGTACTCCAGGATAATATTCCCTGGGGCGTACATTCTATTTAATTTGATATACTGGTCCATTTTTTCATAG